One Festucalex cinctus isolate MCC-2025b chromosome 1, RoL_Fcin_1.0, whole genome shotgun sequence genomic region harbors:
- the LOC144015953 gene encoding uncharacterized protein LOC144015953 — protein sequence MSAKIKFAALVLILGACVLTHGAPIEPTHAFCKIVWLLGVPCSKANVAMMTQMKAMSSYKLGPVTPLLIQANHTSAVGQVESVNFTMSSTAMSLGCRVDGASTSAFWSSLFDNGTNYCNLRNVIQGSGLSKAPGFTEYTNEWLCLGYGLSACKVK from the exons ATGTCTGCTAAAATCAAGTTCGCTGCTCTTGTCCTCATTTTAGGCGCGTGCGTTCTCACACATGGCGCCCCCATTGAACCGACGCACGCCTTCTGCAAGATTGTCTG GCTGCTCGGTGTGCCGTGTAGTAAGGCCAACGTCGCCATGATGACTCAAATGAAAGCCATGAGCTCATACAAG CTGGGCCCAGTGACCCCGTTGCTAATCCAGGCCAACCACACCTCGGCAGTAGGTCAGGTGGAGAGCGTGAACTTCACCATGTCGTCCACAGCCATGAGTCTGGGATGCCGCGTGGAT GGTGCGTCAACGTCCGCCTTTTGGTCCAGCCTTTTCGATAACGGCACCAACTACTGCAATCTCCGCAACGTGATACAAG GAAGCGGCCTCTCCAAGGCTCCGGGCTTCACCGAGTACACCAACGAATGGCTCTGCCTGGGTTACGGACTTTCAGCCTGCAAAGTCAAATGA